The following are from one region of the Stanieria cyanosphaera PCC 7437 genome:
- a CDS encoding helix-turn-helix domain-containing protein translates to MITVFTLQVTGLGEKIRKSREALGLSQKELGEKLGLTGGRISEWECDREGRNTIPIERLLELEAIFGCSLLDRFELVQRFVKNLSNES, encoded by the coding sequence ATGATAACGGTTTTTACTTTACAAGTTACTGGTCTTGGAGAAAAAATTCGGAAATCTAGAGAAGCTCTAGGTTTGTCCCAAAAAGAATTGGGTGAAAAACTAGGGTTAACTGGCGGAAGAATTTCCGAATGGGAATGCGATAGAGAAGGGCGTAACACAATACCAATTGAAAGATTGCTCGAATTAGAAGCTATTTTTGGTTGCTCTCTACTTGATCGCTTTGAATTAGTGCAGAGATTTGTTAAAAATCTTAGTAATGAGAGTTAA
- a CDS encoding ABC transporter ATP-binding protein, whose amino-acid sequence MANSRLRKLGAYLRPHWRMVSLGVVTLLIVNAVGVYIPLLIRDIIDRLRGEFDFAELWRYVLIILVLSSLMWIIRLLSRILIFGVGRQVEFDLKQRIFQHLLKLEPAYFATNTSGDLMNRATSDVDNIRRLLGFAVLSLINIVFAYGLTLPAMLAIDVRLSLLAIGVYPLMIITVQLFSDRLRGQQQEVQEQLSSLSELIQEDISGISLIKIYAQEEPERLAFRRNNQKLLRANLKLARTRNLLFPLVESIAYISLLILLWLGTRAIAQGIITVGDLVALILFVERLVFPTALLGFTITAYQRGEVSIDRIEAIVTAQPQITNAPQPIAIAPEEIQGQIQANHLTYTYPDSKIPAVTDVSFVIKPGETVAVVGSIGSGKSTLANLIARLLNVESEQLFLDGYDLTKLKLEDLRRAIAYVPQESFLFSTTIKNNIRYGEPLSETSEVEYAAKSAQIHPEILNFPQQYETLVGERGITLSGGQRQRTSLARALLVNAPILILDDALSSVDNETATQILNNLAHEGRKKTVIFISHQLSAAATADRILVMDRGQLVQQGTHQDLLTQPGLYQSLWQQHQLKEILQ is encoded by the coding sequence ATGGCAAACTCAAGGCTTAGGAAATTAGGGGCTTATTTGCGTCCTCACTGGCGTATGGTGTCTTTGGGGGTTGTCACACTTTTGATCGTTAATGCAGTGGGGGTTTATATTCCTTTACTGATTAGAGATATTATCGATCGCTTGAGGGGAGAATTTGATTTTGCCGAGCTTTGGCGTTATGTGCTGATCATTTTGGTTCTTTCTTCTTTGATGTGGATAATTCGGCTACTATCCCGCATTTTGATTTTTGGAGTAGGCAGACAAGTCGAGTTCGATCTTAAACAAAGAATTTTTCAACATTTACTTAAACTAGAACCAGCTTATTTTGCTACCAATACTTCTGGTGATTTAATGAACCGTGCTACTAGCGACGTGGATAATATTCGTCGTTTGCTAGGGTTTGCTGTGTTGAGTTTGATCAATATTGTGTTTGCCTATGGGTTGACGTTACCAGCAATGTTGGCAATTGATGTGCGTCTAAGTTTGTTGGCAATTGGGGTTTATCCCCTGATGATTATTACGGTACAATTATTTAGCGATCGCTTGAGGGGACAGCAGCAAGAAGTACAAGAACAACTTTCTTCTCTCAGTGAATTAATTCAAGAAGATATTAGTGGTATTTCTCTAATTAAAATTTATGCTCAAGAAGAACCAGAAAGATTAGCTTTTCGGCGCAATAATCAGAAACTGCTACGAGCTAATTTAAAATTGGCTAGAACTAGAAATTTACTCTTTCCTTTGGTCGAAAGTATTGCCTATATAAGTTTATTGATTTTATTATGGCTGGGAACTAGAGCGATCGCTCAGGGAATCATTACAGTAGGTGATTTGGTTGCTTTAATTTTATTTGTAGAAAGATTGGTATTTCCCACCGCTTTACTTGGATTTACCATTACAGCTTATCAACGAGGAGAAGTAAGTATCGACCGCATTGAAGCTATTGTAACTGCTCAACCTCAGATTACTAATGCTCCACAACCGATTGCGATCGCTCCTGAAGAGATTCAGGGACAAATTCAAGCCAATCATCTCACTTATACTTATCCAGACAGTAAAATTCCTGCGGTAACGGATGTCAGTTTTGTGATTAAACCAGGAGAAACTGTTGCAGTAGTTGGTTCAATTGGTTCGGGTAAATCTACCCTAGCTAATTTGATTGCTCGTTTACTCAATGTTGAATCAGAACAACTCTTTTTAGATGGTTACGATCTTACCAAACTAAAACTAGAAGATTTACGTAGAGCGATCGCTTATGTTCCCCAAGAAAGTTTTCTCTTTAGTACCACCATCAAAAATAATATTCGTTACGGTGAACCTTTAAGCGAAACGTCTGAAGTAGAATATGCTGCCAAAAGTGCGCAAATACATCCAGAAATTTTGAATTTTCCGCAACAATACGAAACTTTAGTCGGAGAAAGAGGAATTACTCTTTCTGGAGGTCAACGTCAGCGTACTTCTTTAGCTAGAGCTTTGTTAGTCAATGCACCAATTTTAATTTTAGATGACGCTCTTTCAAGTGTGGATAATGAAACAGCCACTCAAATTTTGAACAATTTAGCTCATGAAGGTAGAAAAAAAACTGTAATTTTTATTTCTCATCAATTATCCGCAGCAGCTACCGCAGATCGAATTTTAGTTATGGATCGAGGACAATTAGTACAACAAGGCACTCATCAAGATTTATTAACACAACCAGGTTTATATCAATCTTTATGGCAACAACATCAATTAAAAGAAATTTTGCAGTAA
- a CDS encoding pyridoxal phosphate-dependent aminotransferase — MTNHQQLSRMETVQSPLIPVIGELIRQHPGTISLGQGVVAYPPPQAAIAAITKFLNNPDNHKYQAVEGIPPLIKAIAHKLATENQIEIGQNNCVVVTAGSNMAFLNAILAITVAGDEIILNAPYYFNHEMAIRVANCIPVIIPTDVNYQLQPELIAQAITSKTKAVVTISPNNPTGVVYSADSLAQVNQLCREGFAPGSRDRGIYHISDEAYEYFTYDGVKHISPASFADSSNHTISLYSLSKAYGFASWRIGYMVIPKHLLMSVKKVQDTNLICPPVISQYAALGALEVGYSYCQPFIQEIAKVREIFWNKLQTLNHICTVTQADGAFYFFLKINSEINDFELVKKLISDYQVAAIPGSTFGMESGCYLRIAYGALQLDTANEGINRLIKGLNNSRDVPWKVSTGN, encoded by the coding sequence ATGACTAATCATCAACAACTTTCGCGCATGGAAACGGTACAATCTCCGTTAATTCCAGTGATTGGGGAACTAATTCGTCAACATCCAGGGACAATATCTTTAGGACAAGGGGTAGTTGCTTATCCTCCTCCTCAAGCAGCAATTGCAGCTATAACAAAATTTCTAAATAATCCAGATAATCATAAATATCAAGCAGTAGAAGGAATACCACCTTTAATTAAAGCGATCGCACATAAATTAGCTACGGAAAATCAGATCGAAATTGGACAAAATAACTGTGTTGTAGTCACTGCGGGGAGTAATATGGCATTTCTGAATGCTATTCTCGCGATTACTGTAGCTGGTGACGAGATTATTCTGAATGCGCCTTATTATTTTAATCATGAAATGGCGATTAGAGTAGCCAATTGTATTCCTGTAATTATACCAACAGATGTTAATTATCAATTACAACCAGAATTAATCGCTCAAGCAATTACGAGTAAAACAAAAGCAGTCGTTACAATTTCTCCTAATAATCCCACAGGTGTAGTGTATTCTGCGGACAGTTTAGCTCAAGTAAATCAACTTTGTCGCGAGGGGTTCGCTCCTGGCAGTCGCGATCGCGGTATTTATCATATTAGCGATGAAGCTTATGAATATTTTACTTATGATGGAGTTAAACATATTTCACCAGCTTCTTTTGCTGATAGTAGTAACCATACTATTTCTCTCTACAGTTTATCTAAAGCTTATGGTTTTGCTTCCTGGCGCATTGGTTATATGGTGATTCCGAAGCATTTATTAATGTCGGTCAAAAAAGTTCAAGATACTAATTTAATTTGTCCGCCTGTTATTTCTCAGTATGCAGCTTTAGGAGCTTTAGAAGTTGGTTATAGTTATTGTCAACCTTTTATTCAAGAAATTGCTAAAGTTAGAGAGATATTTTGGAATAAATTGCAAACTTTAAATCATATTTGTACGGTTACTCAGGCAGATGGTGCTTTTTATTTTTTTCTAAAAATTAATTCAGAAATTAATGATTTTGAATTGGTTAAAAAATTGATTTCAGATTATCAAGTTGCAGCAATTCCTGGAAGTACTTTTGGGATGGAGAGTGGTTGTTATTTAAGAATTGCTTATGGTGCTTTACAACTCGATACTGCTAACGAAGGAATTAACAGATTAATTAAAGGATTAAATAACAGTAGAGACGTTCCATGGAAAGTCTCTACTGGTAACTGA
- a CDS encoding DUF29 domain-containing protein, with product MTTYDTDYIEWIEETVELLRKKMYSAVDWENLIDEIEDMSRSEKRAVESLLLRLIEHIYKLEYWLEEKERCGNHWESEIANFQHQIERIIKNSPSLKVHLQAEYQDTLEAAKFAIEKLIKRKLPKLDLTLDAALKYNR from the coding sequence ATGACAACTTACGATACTGATTACATAGAATGGATAGAAGAAACAGTGGAATTATTAAGAAAAAAAATGTATTCAGCAGTTGATTGGGAAAATTTAATTGATGAAATTGAAGATATGAGTCGTAGTGAAAAAAGAGCGGTTGAATCTTTACTCTTACGACTAATCGAACATATTTATAAATTGGAATACTGGCTAGAAGAAAAAGAAAGATGTGGTAATCATTGGGAAAGTGAAATTGCTAACTTCCAGCACCAGATTGAAAGAATAATTAAAAATTCTCCTAGTTTAAAAGTACATTTACAAGCTGAATATCAAGATACTCTGGAAGCAGCTAAATTTGCAATTGAAAAACTAATTAAACGTAAATTACCTAAATTAGATCTAACTTTAGATGCAGCTTTGAAATACAATCGCTAG
- the thrB gene encoding homoserine kinase has product MKQVTVIVPATTANLGAGFDCIGAALTVYNQFTFTSVETNTDLKIVVTGEEAARVSQDQDNLLYQSFTKLYQKIDRPIPKVEIEIKLGVPLARGLGSSATAIVGGLVGANQLAGNPLSTTEVMELAIEMEGHPDNVVPALLGNCQLSVGETGNWQICEIPWHQEIVPVVAIPDFELSTEEARLVLPTTISRSDAIFNISRLGLLLRGLETNRSDWLSAALADKLHQPYRQSLIHGYQQVQAAAIASGAYGMVISGAGPTLLALTNPQQARSVVSAMMEAWQEQGINSKVMILQLDTTGAKVI; this is encoded by the coding sequence ATGAAGCAAGTTACTGTTATTGTTCCTGCTACTACTGCGAATCTTGGTGCTGGTTTTGATTGTATTGGTGCTGCTTTAACTGTTTACAACCAATTTACTTTCACTTCAGTTGAGACAAATACAGATTTAAAAATTGTTGTCACTGGAGAGGAAGCAGCAAGAGTCAGTCAAGATCAAGATAATTTACTCTATCAATCTTTTACTAAGTTGTATCAAAAAATTGATCGCCCTATCCCCAAAGTAGAAATAGAAATTAAGTTGGGTGTGCCTTTGGCTAGGGGTTTAGGTAGTTCAGCTACAGCGATAGTAGGCGGTTTAGTAGGAGCAAATCAATTGGCTGGTAATCCTTTATCTACTACAGAAGTAATGGAATTAGCGATAGAAATGGAAGGACATCCTGATAATGTCGTTCCTGCTTTATTGGGTAATTGTCAATTATCTGTAGGGGAAACTGGTAACTGGCAAATTTGTGAAATTCCTTGGCATCAAGAGATTGTTCCTGTAGTGGCGATACCTGATTTTGAATTGTCTACCGAAGAAGCTCGTTTGGTGTTACCAACTACAATTAGTCGCAGCGACGCTATTTTTAATATTTCTCGTCTCGGTTTGTTATTGAGAGGTTTGGAAACAAATCGTAGTGATTGGTTAAGCGCAGCTTTAGCAGATAAATTACATCAACCCTATCGTCAAAGTTTAATTCACGGTTATCAACAAGTTCAAGCTGCTGCGATCGCTTCTGGTGCTTATGGTATGGTGATTAGTGGTGCTGGTCCTACGTTGCTTGCTTTAACTAATCCTCAACAAGCAAGAAGTGTTGTTAGTGCAATGATGGAAGCTTGGCAAGAGCAAGGTATTAATTCCAAAGTAATGATTTTGCAACTCGATACCACTGGCGCAAAAGTTATCTAA
- the glpX gene encoding class II fructose-bisphosphatase: MLENTLGLEIIEVVEQAAIASAKWMGKGEKNTADQVAVEAMRERMNKIHMRGRIVIGEGERDDAPMLYIGEEVGICTREDAKNFCNPDELIEIDIAVDPCEGTNLVAYGQPGSMAVLAISEKGGLFAAPDFYMKKLAAPPVAKGHVDINKSATENLKIISDCMGRAIEELVVVVMDRPRHKELIQEIRSAGARVRLISDGDVSAAISCAFSGTNIHALMGIGAAPEGVISAAAMRCLGGHFQGQLIYDPEVVKTGLIGESKEGNLARLNEMGINNPDKIYNAEELASGETVLFAASGITPGTLMEGVRFFKGGARTQSLVISSQSKTARFVDTVHMFEQPKNLQLK, translated from the coding sequence TTGCTAGAAAATACCCTTGGGCTAGAAATTATTGAGGTAGTTGAACAAGCTGCGATCGCGTCAGCCAAATGGATGGGTAAAGGTGAAAAAAACACCGCCGATCAAGTGGCAGTAGAAGCAATGCGCGAACGGATGAACAAAATCCATATGAGAGGTCGCATTGTTATCGGTGAAGGCGAACGGGATGATGCTCCCATGCTTTACATCGGCGAAGAAGTAGGTATTTGTACTCGCGAAGATGCTAAAAATTTCTGTAACCCAGATGAATTAATTGAAATTGACATTGCAGTCGATCCTTGTGAAGGAACTAACTTAGTTGCCTATGGACAACCAGGTTCGATGGCAGTATTAGCAATTTCCGAAAAAGGTGGGTTATTTGCTGCACCAGACTTTTACATGAAAAAGCTAGCTGCACCACCTGTAGCCAAGGGTCATGTTGATATTAACAAATCAGCTACCGAAAACTTGAAAATCATTTCTGATTGTATGGGAAGAGCGATTGAAGAGTTGGTTGTAGTAGTGATGGATCGTCCTCGTCACAAAGAATTAATCCAAGAAATTCGCTCTGCTGGTGCGAGAGTAAGATTGATTAGCGATGGTGACGTTTCTGCTGCTATTTCTTGCGCTTTTTCTGGTACAAATATCCACGCTTTAATGGGAATTGGTGCTGCACCTGAAGGGGTGATTTCGGCTGCTGCGATGCGCTGTTTAGGCGGTCACTTCCAAGGACAGTTGATTTACGATCCTGAAGTAGTAAAAACAGGTTTAATTGGCGAAAGTAAAGAAGGCAATCTTGCTAGATTAAATGAAATGGGTATTAATAACCCAGACAAAATTTACAATGCTGAAGAATTAGCTAGTGGCGAAACAGTGTTGTTTGCTGCCTCTGGTATTACTCCAGGAACTTTGATGGAAGGAGTCCGTTTCTTCAAAGGTGGAGCAAGAACTCAGAGTTTGGTTATTTCTTCTCAATCTAAAACAGCCCGTTTTGTTGATACGGTGCATATGTTTGAACAACCAAAAAATTTACAATTAAAATAA
- a CDS encoding glutamyl-tRNA reductase, giving the protein MNIVVVGLSHKTAAVEIREKLSIPEAQMQEAIAHLSSYPHIDEVAIISTCNRLEIYGIVKETEQGVKEITQFLAEKGQISLLELRRHLFTLLHEDALRHLMRVASGLESLVLGEGQILAQVKNTHKLAQKYQGLGRLLDRLFKQAISTGKRVRSETSIGTGAVSISSAAVELAQIKVENMAPLKVAIIGAGKMACLLVKHLIAKGATEIAIVNRSHRRAQELADKFPEASLKLYPLSEMMSTIASSDLVFTSTGATEPILDQAKLTQHLPIEKSLMLIDISVPRNVAADVNQIEQIQAYNVDDLKAVVAANQESRRKLAQEAEGIIEEEVENYLLWWRSLETVPTISCLRSKVETIREQELEKALSRLGTEFAEKHQEVIEALTRGIVNKILHEPMVQLRAQQDIEARRRCLQSLQMLFNLETEEQFS; this is encoded by the coding sequence ATGAATATTGTAGTTGTTGGTCTAAGTCATAAAACCGCAGCCGTAGAAATTCGCGAAAAATTGAGTATTCCAGAAGCGCAAATGCAAGAAGCGATCGCGCATTTATCAAGCTACCCTCATATCGACGAAGTAGCGATTATTAGTACTTGTAATCGTCTGGAAATTTACGGCATTGTCAAAGAAACCGAGCAAGGTGTTAAAGAAATTACCCAATTCTTAGCAGAAAAAGGTCAAATTAGCCTGCTAGAATTACGCAGACACCTATTTACTCTATTACACGAAGATGCTTTACGCCATCTGATGCGAGTTGCATCGGGTTTAGAAAGTTTGGTATTAGGGGAAGGACAAATTCTTGCTCAAGTCAAAAATACTCACAAATTAGCTCAAAAATATCAGGGATTAGGACGATTATTAGACCGATTGTTTAAACAAGCTATCTCTACTGGTAAAAGAGTTCGTAGTGAAACTAGCATTGGTACAGGTGCAGTTTCGATTAGTTCGGCTGCGGTAGAATTAGCACAAATCAAAGTAGAAAACATGGCACCGCTAAAAGTAGCAATTATTGGTGCTGGAAAAATGGCCTGTCTACTAGTCAAACACCTGATAGCTAAAGGTGCAACGGAGATTGCTATTGTGAATCGTTCTCATCGTAGAGCGCAAGAGTTGGCGGATAAGTTTCCTGAAGCTAGTTTAAAACTTTACCCACTCTCAGAAATGATGAGTACGATCGCATCTTCCGATCTAGTGTTTACTAGTACTGGTGCTACCGAACCAATTTTAGACCAAGCAAAATTAACACAACATTTACCAATCGAAAAGTCTTTAATGTTGATTGATATCTCCGTACCTCGCAACGTCGCTGCGGATGTCAATCAGATTGAACAAATTCAAGCTTATAACGTAGACGATCTTAAAGCAGTAGTCGCAGCTAATCAAGAAAGTCGTCGTAAATTAGCTCAAGAAGCAGAAGGAATCATTGAAGAAGAAGTTGAAAACTATCTACTTTGGTGGCGATCGCTAGAAACTGTTCCAACCATTAGTTGTTTACGTAGTAAAGTAGAAACAATTCGCGAACAAGAATTAGAAAAAGCTTTATCTCGTCTAGGAACGGAATTTGCCGAAAAACATCAAGAAGTAATTGAAGCTTTAACGAGAGGAATTGTTAATAAAATTCTTCATGAACCGATGGTACAGTTAAGAGCGCAGCAAGATATCGAAGCTCGTCGTCGCTGTCTACAATCGCTTCAGATGCTGTTTAATTTAGAGACAGAAGAACAATTTAGTTGA
- the leuS gene encoding leucine--tRNA ligase, which produces MESRYNATEIEPKWQKTWAESETDRTPETPNKSKYYALSMFPYPSGSLHMGHVRNYVITDVIARLKRMQGYRVLHPMGWDAFGLPAENAAIDRGVPPAQWTYQNIAQMRSQLQQLGLSIDWEREVATCSPDYYHWTQWLFLQFFQAGLAYQREAAVNWDPIDQTVLANEQVDSEGRSWRSGAKVERKLLKQWFFKITDYAEQLLNDLDKLTGWPDRVKLMQANWIGKSVGAYLEFPIIGMDEKIGVFTTRPDTVYGVTYVVLAPEHPLTPQVTTSDRKEAVEAFIKEVKNESEIERTAEDKPKRGILTGGKAINPFNGSEIPILIADYVLYEYGTGAVMGVPAHDTRDFKFAKENNLPIQVVIVPEKTNDPGELQNAYIEPGIMVNSGQFDGTSSETGKTKIIEYAEAKGYGKARIQYRLRDWLISRQRYWGCPIPVIHCPSCGTVPVPDADLPVQLPEQVEFSGRGPSPLAKLSDWVNVPCPSCGEPAKRETDTMDTFIDSSWYFLRYSDAKNPDSAFAKDKVNDWMPVDQYVGGIEHAILHLLYSRFFTKVLRDRGLLDFDEPFQRLLTQGMVQGITYKNPTTGKYIPSAEVNPEDPKDPETSEALSVFYEKMSKSKYNGVDPQQVLAKYGADTARMFILFKAPPEKDLEWDDADVEGQFRFLNRVWTQVTEYNSSQTTSSENKELTKAEKDLRRAIHTAIKEVSEDLEGEYQFNTAVSELMKLSNALKEASCKDSPVYHEGIEALVILLAPFAPHLAEELWQQLGHTDSVHHQSWLKVDSNALVVDEITLVIQIMGKTRGTIQVPANLNKAELETYALQSEMAQRYLEGKEVKKVIVVPNKLVNFVVAK; this is translated from the coding sequence GTGGAATCCCGATACAACGCAACAGAAATAGAACCAAAGTGGCAAAAAACCTGGGCTGAATCTGAAACAGATAGGACTCCAGAAACCCCCAATAAATCGAAATATTATGCACTTTCGATGTTCCCCTATCCTTCGGGAAGCCTCCACATGGGACACGTGCGTAATTATGTGATTACCGATGTAATTGCTCGCTTAAAAAGAATGCAAGGTTATCGGGTACTGCATCCGATGGGTTGGGATGCCTTTGGTTTACCCGCAGAAAATGCTGCCATAGATCGTGGTGTTCCACCAGCGCAATGGACTTACCAAAATATCGCTCAGATGCGATCGCAACTACAACAGTTAGGATTATCGATAGATTGGGAGCGAGAAGTGGCTACTTGTTCCCCCGATTATTATCATTGGACACAGTGGTTGTTTTTGCAGTTTTTTCAAGCAGGATTAGCTTATCAAAGGGAAGCTGCGGTTAATTGGGATCCCATCGATCAAACGGTACTCGCTAACGAACAGGTAGATAGTGAAGGGCGTTCCTGGCGTTCTGGTGCGAAAGTCGAACGGAAATTATTAAAGCAGTGGTTTTTTAAAATTACCGATTATGCCGAACAATTACTTAACGATTTAGATAAGTTAACTGGGTGGCCCGATCGCGTAAAATTAATGCAGGCTAACTGGATTGGTAAATCAGTTGGGGCTTATTTGGAATTTCCGATTATTGGAATGGATGAAAAAATTGGGGTGTTTACGACTCGTCCCGATACTGTTTATGGTGTAACTTATGTCGTCCTCGCCCCCGAACATCCTTTAACTCCTCAAGTTACTACGAGCGATCGCAAAGAGGCTGTCGAAGCTTTTATTAAAGAAGTGAAGAATGAGAGTGAAATTGAAAGAACGGCAGAGGATAAACCAAAACGAGGTATCTTAACGGGTGGAAAGGCGATTAATCCTTTTAATGGGTCAGAAATTCCGATTTTAATTGCAGATTACGTACTTTATGAATACGGTACGGGCGCAGTCATGGGTGTACCTGCCCACGATACGAGGGATTTTAAATTTGCTAAGGAAAATAATTTACCGATTCAGGTTGTCATTGTTCCCGAAAAAACCAACGATCCTGGGGAATTACAAAATGCTTATATCGAACCAGGAATAATGGTTAATTCTGGACAATTCGACGGTACATCTTCAGAAACAGGCAAAACTAAAATCATTGAATATGCGGAAGCGAAGGGTTATGGTAAAGCGCGCATTCAATATCGTTTGAGAGATTGGTTGATTTCTCGTCAAAGATATTGGGGTTGTCCTATTCCTGTAATTCACTGTCCTAGTTGTGGTACAGTTCCCGTACCCGATGCTGATTTACCAGTTCAATTACCAGAACAAGTAGAATTTAGTGGTAGAGGACCTTCTCCTTTAGCGAAGTTATCAGACTGGGTAAATGTACCTTGTCCTAGTTGTGGCGAACCTGCCAAACGGGAAACTGATACGATGGATACTTTTATCGATTCTTCTTGGTATTTCCTTCGTTACAGCGATGCGAAAAATCCAGACTCAGCTTTTGCTAAAGATAAAGTCAATGACTGGATGCCAGTCGATCAATACGTAGGTGGAATTGAACACGCCATCCTTCATTTACTCTATTCTCGCTTTTTTACTAAAGTTTTGCGCGATCGCGGTTTACTAGATTTTGATGAACCTTTCCAACGTCTGTTAACTCAAGGCATGGTACAAGGCATCACTTATAAAAATCCTACTACAGGTAAATATATCCCCTCGGCAGAAGTTAATCCTGAAGATCCGAAAGATCCAGAAACGAGTGAAGCGTTATCTGTCTTTTACGAGAAGATGTCTAAATCTAAATACAATGGTGTTGATCCTCAACAAGTATTAGCAAAATATGGGGCAGATACCGCAAGGATGTTTATTTTGTTTAAAGCACCACCAGAAAAAGATTTAGAATGGGATGATGCCGATGTAGAAGGACAATTCCGTTTCTTAAATCGAGTTTGGACACAGGTAACTGAATATAATTCTTCTCAAACTACTTCATCTGAGAACAAAGAACTTACTAAAGCTGAAAAAGATTTACGCAGGGCAATTCATACTGCCATCAAAGAAGTTTCTGAAGATTTGGAAGGAGAATATCAGTTTAATACGGCGGTTTCTGAATTGATGAAACTAAGTAACGCCCTTAAGGAAGCATCCTGTAAAGATTCTCCTGTCTATCATGAAGGCATTGAAGCATTAGTAATTTTACTTGCACCTTTTGCTCCTCATCTGGCAGAAGAATTATGGCAACAATTAGGACATACTGATTCAGTACATCATCAAAGTTGGTTGAAAGTCGATTCTAATGCTTTAGTAGTTGATGAAATTACTTTAGTAATCCAAATTATGGGTAAAACTCGCGGAACAATTCAAGTTCCTGCTAACTTAAATAAGGCTGAGTTAGAAACGTATGCTCTTCAATCAGAAATGGCTCAACGATATTTAGAAGGAAAAGAAGTTAAAAAAGTAATTGTTGTACCGAATAAATTAGTTAATTTTGTCGTAGCTAAATAA
- a CDS encoding GspE/PulE/PilB domain-containing protein produces the protein MSYIQDLAQSNSQPPKSQRLKQKFQPTKTNPARIFELINTLLPVRYCLSHKVVPLELSQKCLTLGMVNPEQHNLLEGIRSICGHQIESFHLQPIEAHTHQLILSAYIQHSRQKRSRVAIPKQPIQERPTLLIDAPEQLPKITEQVDAARTKLPATHVKNIQTLEIKARYLSAPVEFLAALPPQVLWQELLGRVLEQGIGRLYFERLANSGRVLWSQNGALKLSFDSLDLKIFQGVLVEFKKFAGLPTIPVATVQQGELEHYYQEEKLLIRWRIHQGEYGEEATIQILRGKALELYQRRQIKEWEEQALDLAKKLEQKLQQIREFKQNNPLSGDNLASLQQIQLQIKRQLDLLT, from the coding sequence ATGTCCTACATTCAAGACTTAGCTCAGTCTAATTCGCAACCACCCAAGAGCCAGAGACTTAAGCAAAAATTTCAACCAACTAAAACTAATCCTGCTCGGATTTTCGAGCTAATTAATACTTTATTACCTGTTCGTTACTGTTTGTCTCATAAGGTTGTTCCCCTTGAGTTAAGTCAAAAATGTCTTACTTTGGGCATGGTAAATCCAGAGCAACATAACCTTTTAGAAGGGATTCGCTCGATTTGTGGTCATCAAATTGAGAGTTTTCATTTGCAACCAATTGAAGCTCATACTCATCAATTAATTCTTTCGGCATATATTCAGCATTCTCGTCAAAAGAGATCTCGTGTTGCTATTCCTAAACAACCAATTCAAGAAAGACCAACTTTACTTATCGATGCTCCAGAACAATTACCCAAAATAACCGAACAAGTTGACGCTGCTCGGACAAAATTGCCAGCTACTCACGTCAAGAATATTCAAACGCTAGAAATAAAAGCACGTTACTTATCTGCTCCTGTAGAATTTTTAGCTGCTTTACCTCCACAAGTATTGTGGCAGGAGTTGTTAGGAAGAGTTTTAGAGCAAGGAATTGGCAGACTTTATTTTGAAAGATTAGCTAATTCTGGCAGAGTATTGTGGAGTCAAAATGGAGCTTTAAAACTATCTTTTGATTCTCTAGATTTAAAAATATTTCAAGGGGTTTTAGTTGAATTTAAAAAATTTGCAGGGCTGCCTACTATACCAGTAGCAACAGTACAGCAGGGAGAGCTAGAACATTATTATCAAGAAGAAAAGTTGCTCATACGTTGGCGAATTCATCAAGGAGAATATGGTGAAGAAGCAACTATTCAAATTTTGCGTGGCAAGGCTTTAGAGTTGTATCAACGCAGACAAATCAAAGAATGGGAAGAACAAGCTTTAGATTTAGCTAAAAAATTGGAACAAAAATTGCAACAAATTAGAGAATTTAAACAAAATAATCCTCTTTCTGGAGATAATTTAGCTTCTTTGCAGCAAATTCAATTACAAATTAAGCGACAACTAGATTTATTAACCTAA